The sequence AACCGGCTGCAGATTCTCTACTGCAAGGCCTGTAAGTCCCTCGTGGATGTTCATGCGGACTCGACCAATAGAGTTGGGATCTAATCCTTCAGAGGCAACGAGAATGAGCGTTTGATTTTGGAGCAAATAAAGAGAGCAAACTTCCACTCCTAACTCGTTTTTTACCATGCTTACAACATGCGCCAAAGGATTCTCCTGAGGATTCGATTTTTGGAGGATACGCGTGACGGTAGAAATGGTTTTGAGTGAATTCAATTGCTGAGACATTGGATTTTTTCGTTTTTAGACTCTAGTTTTTCCCCAAAAATTTTCATGTTATTCAAGTAGGAATCAAAGAGTTTTTGCTCAACTTCTAAAGGGGAGAATTGTGCTTCAATAACTTCACCCTGAATGTTTTGAAGAATATTTTCCAGGTAGCGCAAGTGCTCACTCTCATCTTTTATGATTTTTTGAATGACTATCTTGAGGGGGGATTGAGTGAGTCTGGAATAATATTGAGGATAGATGCTCATGGCTCGTTTTTCGGTCGTGTAGCTCACTAACAAATAACACAAGAAGACACTTTCTTTTCCAAGCTTTTGGCAGACCCAACTTTTAATATTTTTGTCCAGAGTTTGGAAATAAGCCTCCGCAATGTCCATTAATTCCTCTACAGATTCTATAGAGAGTTGTTGATCGGGAAAACTTTTTTCGGCTTGTTCTTTTAAAAGAAAACTATGTTCGATTTCATCGGATAAATGATGAAAAATACCTTGTTCTACCGCTTGATAGGGAACCGCTTTTACCATCTTTCGATAGCCGATATATTCGAGATAGCTGAGTGATCTTAACCAAAGATAATGCTTACAATCGGAACTAATCAATTCATTCAGATAATTTTCCCAAGTACTCTCCATAAATTTCCTTTGCTATCCACTGGACCTCTTACTTCATTACCTTTCGTTCAAGAGGACATAGGGCTTGCATCAAGTGAAGCGCCGTTGTCAATGCTTCAATAAGCCCTTTTGATCCATATGAGAAAGCTCTTGAAATCCACCAATGAGTTTATCTTCTATAAAAATTTGGGGCACTGTTCGCCAACCCGTTTTTTCCTTGAGGGGCTCTTTTTTTTTGGGGTCCGAAACATCTATTTCTTGAAAGCTAAGCCCACGATCCTGTAACAATTTTTTTGCCGAAACACAAAAAGGGCAGTAAGCAGTGGTATAAATTTCAATTTTCATGTTTTCCTCGTTCTAGGATTCGTGTTAGACAACTGAGCCCATGAATACGACTTATATCGGCATATTTATTTTTTCACTAAGTTTTCTACTCTTTATCTTTTGGATGCTTTTCCAAAAAACTTCTCGGAAGGACACCTTTTCTTTAATGATGCAACAACAGATGCAGCACCTGACTCATCAGGTGACAGAGCATCTTTCCAAACAAGGTGATTTGCTTCAACAAACTCACGAGGGGGTAGGGAAGCGTCTGGACAATGCGGCAAGGGCGGTAGGGGAATTACAAAGTCGCCTGGGAAAAATGGAAGAGGCCAATTTGAAGATTTTTGAAGTGGGAAAAGATATCGCTTCGTTGCAGGAAATTTTAAGGGCTCCCAAATTACGGGGAAATCTGGGCGAGCTTTTCCTGGGGGATCTGCTCCGGCAGATCTTGCCTTTGGAACATTTTGAACTTCAATATGCCTTCAAAAGTGGTGAAAAAGTGGATGCCATCGTCAGGTTGGCCAACAATTTTGTGCCTATCGATTCCAAATTTCCTTTAGAAAATTTTAAAAAATATATTGAAGCCAAGGGCGATACCGAAAAAAAACAATTTCGTAAGATCTTTTTGGGTGATATCCGGAAGCACATTGATTCCATTGCTTTAAAGTATATTCGGCCCGATGAGGGAAGTTTTGATTTTTCTCTGATGTATATTCCTGCAGAAAATGTTTACTACGAGATGATTATTAGAGAGGAGGCCTTTGATTCGGATTTTTCGGTGATGGCCTATGCCATGAGTAAAAAAGTTATTCCTGTTTCGCCCAATAATTTTTATATTTATCTTCATACCATACTGATGGGGCTCAAGGGCCTGCGGGTGGAATCTTCCGCCAAAGAAATTTTGGCTAGCTTGGCTTCTTTGCAGGGGGAGCTTCAGCGATTTAGGGATGATTTTCTTAAAGTGGGAACTCATCTATCCAATGCCCGTTCGGCCTATGATTCGGCGGATAAACGTTTGGGTAAATTCAATGAAAAACTGGAAACCATGGCCTTGCCTGAGGAGCCACTGCCCTTGAGGCAGATCAGCAGTTAACCTTTAAGGAGTGCTCATGTCACAAACATTTCGTTACTATATTTACGCAATTTCTGATGCTACCGGTGAAATGGCTATGAATATTGCTTTTGCGGCTTTAAGGCAATTTAAGGTCGATAATGTAAATATCGTCCGAAGATCCAAAGTGATTGATGTGGGAAGGATGAAACAAGTCATCGCTGAGGCAAAAAAACATCATGGGATCGTTTTATTTACTTTTGTTTCGGATGAGCTTCGTAAAATTTTTCAGGAGGAATCCGAAAAAGAAGGCATTGTCGCCATCGACTTGATGGGTCCAGTTCTGAATGTATTTACCACTTATTTTCAAGAAACGCCCAGCGATGAACCGGGTCTGAAATATCGAGTGACTA comes from Deltaproteobacteria bacterium and encodes:
- a CDS encoding DNA recombination protein RmuC; the encoded protein is MMQQQMQHLTHQVTEHLSKQGDLLQQTHEGVGKRLDNAARAVGELQSRLGKMEEANLKIFEVGKDIASLQEILRAPKLRGNLGELFLGDLLRQILPLEHFELQYAFKSGEKVDAIVRLANNFVPIDSKFPLENFKKYIEAKGDTEKKQFRKIFLGDIRKHIDSIALKYIRPDEGSFDFSLMYIPAENVYYEMIIREEAFDSDFSVMAYAMSKKVIPVSPNNFYIYLHTILMGLKGLRVESSAKEILASLASLQGELQRFRDDFLKVGTHLSNARSAYDSADKRLGKFNEKLETMALPEEPLPLRQISS
- a CDS encoding glutaredoxin family protein; the encoded protein is MKIEIYTTAYCPFCVSAKKLLQDRGLSFQEIDVSDPKKKEPLKEKTGWRTVPQIFIEDKLIGGFQELSHMDQKGLLKH
- a CDS encoding ferritin-like domain-containing protein gives rise to the protein MESTWENYLNELISSDCKHYLWLRSLSYLEYIGYRKMVKAVPYQAVEQGIFHHLSDEIEHSFLLKEQAEKSFPDQQLSIESVEELMDIAEAYFQTLDKNIKSWVCQKLGKESVFLCYLLVSYTTEKRAMSIYPQYYSRLTQSPLKIVIQKIIKDESEHLRYLENILQNIQGEVIEAQFSPLEVEQKLFDSYLNNMKIFGEKLESKNEKIQCLSN